The following are from one region of the Eubacterium sp. MSJ-33 genome:
- a CDS encoding galactose ABC transporter substrate-binding protein: MSRRDVKKNIIVWLCVLVFLISLTGCGNQDTKTDHTLRVGVVTYTPDDPFINAMTDIIKSNLKAKESNTMKVIVSVRSGDNDQQEQDEIVEEMIDAGCDVLCVNLVDRTVPSNIVRMARQNDIPVIFFNREPVQEDLLQWDKLFYVGCDAAQSGEMQGEIAAEYIRNHPEVDKNGDGKIQYVLLEGEAGHQDAISRTDLSVKTMIENEIELEKLSYQFADWNRAQAENRMSQLIEQYGSEIELILSNNDEMALGAVEAYKNAGYKEEERPIIFGIDGLTDALEAIESGTMQGTVYNDKEDQARMIALLTVALFQKSDIEGYGLEDDIYYMSQYRKVDGNNVDTFLEK; this comes from the coding sequence ATGAGTAGAAGAGACGTAAAGAAGAATATTATAGTATGGTTGTGTGTGTTGGTATTTTTGATTTCACTGACAGGCTGCGGAAATCAGGACACAAAAACCGATCATACGTTGCGTGTCGGTGTCGTGACATATACACCGGACGACCCGTTTATCAATGCAATGACAGATATAATAAAAAGTAATCTGAAAGCAAAAGAGAGCAATACGATGAAGGTAATCGTATCTGTAAGAAGCGGTGACAATGATCAGCAGGAGCAGGATGAGATCGTTGAGGAAATGATTGATGCCGGATGTGATGTTTTATGCGTGAATCTGGTTGACCGGACGGTACCGTCGAATATTGTCCGGATGGCCCGGCAGAATGATATTCCGGTTATTTTCTTTAACCGTGAACCGGTGCAGGAGGATCTCCTTCAGTGGGATAAGCTTTTCTATGTAGGATGTGATGCAGCACAGTCCGGTGAGATGCAGGGGGAGATTGCGGCGGAGTATATCAGGAATCACCCGGAGGTCGATAAGAATGGCGATGGGAAGATCCAATATGTGCTTTTAGAAGGGGAAGCCGGACATCAGGATGCTATCAGCCGGACAGACCTTTCGGTTAAGACGATGATTGAGAATGAAATAGAACTTGAAAAACTCAGTTATCAGTTTGCAGACTGGAATCGTGCACAGGCGGAAAACCGGATGAGTCAGTTGATTGAACAGTATGGTTCCGAGATTGAGCTGATTTTATCGAATAACGATGAGATGGCACTTGGTGCTGTAGAGGCGTACAAAAACGCCGGATATAAGGAAGAAGAACGACCGATTATCTTTGGAATCGATGGTCTGACCGATGCATTGGAAGCAATCGAATCCGGTACGATGCAGGGAACGGTTTATAACGACAAAGAGGATCAGGCGAGGATGATTGCACTTTTGACGGTCGCATTGTTTCAGAAAAGCGATATCGAAGGGTATGGACTGGAGGATGACATCTATTATATGTCACAGTATCGTAAGGTAGATGGGAACAATGTAGATACCTTTCTTGAAAAGTAA
- a CDS encoding substrate-binding domain-containing protein translates to MKKKKILAVIAAATMALSMVGCGSSGGGSSSSGVANKDKPLVWYNRQPSNSSTGELDKTALNFNKDTYYVGFDANQGAELQGEMVLDYIKKNAATIDRNGDGVIGYVLAIGDIGHNDSIARTRGVRSALGTGVDANGAVDSAPAGTNVDGSAKVVQDATLEVDGKKYTIRELASQEMKNSAGATWDAATAGNAIGTWTASFGDQIDVVVSNNDGMGMSMFNAWAKDNKVPTFGYDANSDAVAAIAEGYGGTISQHADVQAYLTLRVLRNALDGVDVDTGIGTADEAGNKLDEGVDYRYSAEERSYYALNIAVTADNYQDFTDSTKVYDKVSKQLDSSKSPEKKVWLDIYNASDNFLSSTYQPLLQNYDDLLNLKVDYIGGDGQTESNITNRLGNPGEYDAFAINMVKTDNAASYTSILNK, encoded by the coding sequence ATGAAGAAGAAAAAAATCTTAGCTGTAATCGCAGCAGCAACAATGGCACTGTCAATGGTAGGATGTGGATCATCAGGTGGTGGTTCTTCATCAAGCGGAGTTGCAAATAAGGATAAGCCGCTTGTATGGTACAACCGTCAGCCTTCCAACTCATCAACCGGAGAGCTTGACAAAACAGCCCTTAACTTTAACAAAGATACTTACTATGTAGGTTTCGATGCGAATCAGGGTGCTGAGCTTCAGGGTGAGATGGTACTTGACTACATCAAGAAGAATGCAGCAACGATCGACCGTAACGGTGATGGCGTAATCGGATATGTACTCGCAATCGGCGATATCGGACATAACGATTCCATCGCACGTACAAGAGGTGTCCGTTCCGCACTTGGAACAGGCGTGGATGCAAATGGCGCAGTTGATTCAGCACCAGCCGGTACAAACGTAGATGGATCTGCAAAGGTTGTACAGGATGCAACACTGGAAGTAGATGGAAAGAAATACACAATCCGTGAGCTTGCTTCACAGGAGATGAAGAACTCTGCAGGTGCTACATGGGATGCAGCAACCGCAGGTAACGCAATCGGTACATGGACAGCTTCTTTCGGTGATCAGATCGATGTAGTTGTTTCTAACAACGATGGTATGGGAATGTCAATGTTCAACGCTTGGGCAAAGGACAACAAGGTTCCTACATTTGGATACGATGCAAACAGCGATGCAGTAGCAGCTATCGCAGAAGGCTACGGCGGAACAATTTCACAGCATGCAGACGTTCAGGCTTACCTTACACTCCGTGTTCTTCGTAACGCACTTGACGGCGTAGATGTAGACACAGGTATCGGTACAGCAGATGAAGCTGGCAACAAGCTTGATGAGGGTGTTGATTACAGATACTCAGCAGAAGAGAGATCTTACTACGCATTGAACATTGCAGTAACAGCTGATAACTATCAGGATTTCACAGACTCAACAAAGGTTTATGACAAGGTTTCTAAGCAGCTCGACTCTAGCAAGAGCCCAGAAAAGAAGGTATGGCTTGATATCTACAACGCTTCAGATAACTTCTTAAGCTCAACATACCAGCCACTTCTTCAGAATTACGATGATCTTCTGAACCTGAAGGTTGATTACATCGGTGGTGATGGTCAGACAGAGTCTAACATCACAAACCGTCTTGGTAACCCTGGTGAGTACGATGCATTTGCAATCAACATGGTTAAGACAGACAACGCAGCATCTTACACATCAATTCTTAACAAGTAA
- a CDS encoding response regulator: protein MEKYKVLLVDDEAEVIEVIEQRIQWDDLGFTVVGNATNGVKALELVEKLQPDVVITDIKMPYMDGLELSRRLNRDFQNIHIIIFTGFDEFEYAKEAVHLEVEEYMLKPINATELSDCLRRLKDTLDREREEKLNVTRLENYFNAALPVLQNNFFVSLIEGRVTEENCGKFFAAYQIDMKGPYYGCAIFHTSEHHVPDGMNPLLLAMSVEHEIKERLATEWKSQVFSYLGNTLMLIELSSEDAIVQFTDSCDRFCKWAYRVMGAVVTAGIGRVCDNMANIKTSYDGAREAVSYRVLYGTKRAINIAELAPKEQETTLQPEDTRMHDLFKAIHLGLKEEIEKVVVNEIEKLHSNAQTVSQYNLAIMEMVGAFYRFCANNFLDFNDYLHGIQNPYETIPQMDESTLTAWMQEVSVELGEQLKNARNSTSRRLVTDAQNLVRERYMEPDLSLDTICSVLGVSNSYFSSVFKKETGKAFITYLTDYRMDHAATLILETNEKSYQIAERVGYLDANYFSYVFKKRFGVSPSKYRAQHTNQ, encoded by the coding sequence ATGGAAAAATATAAAGTGCTTCTGGTGGATGACGAAGCAGAAGTCATTGAAGTAATTGAACAACGCATACAATGGGACGACCTTGGATTTACCGTTGTTGGTAACGCAACCAACGGAGTGAAAGCACTTGAACTGGTTGAGAAGCTTCAACCGGATGTCGTGATTACAGATATCAAGATGCCATATATGGATGGATTGGAGTTATCCCGCCGTTTAAACCGGGACTTTCAGAATATTCACATTATAATATTTACCGGATTTGATGAGTTCGAATATGCAAAGGAAGCTGTGCATCTGGAAGTTGAGGAATATATGCTGAAACCGATAAATGCAACAGAACTGTCTGATTGTCTGAGACGTCTGAAGGACACGCTGGACCGGGAACGGGAAGAAAAACTGAATGTAACACGTCTGGAGAACTATTTCAATGCAGCACTTCCGGTACTGCAGAATAACTTCTTTGTATCTCTCATTGAGGGACGGGTGACAGAAGAAAACTGTGGGAAATTTTTTGCCGCGTATCAGATTGATATGAAAGGACCATATTATGGATGTGCAATTTTCCACACTTCGGAACATCATGTGCCGGACGGTATGAATCCGTTGCTGCTTGCGATGTCTGTTGAACATGAGATCAAGGAACGGCTTGCGACAGAGTGGAAGAGCCAGGTATTCTCTTATCTTGGAAATACACTGATGCTGATAGAGCTTTCATCGGAGGACGCGATTGTGCAGTTTACGGATTCGTGTGATCGATTCTGCAAATGGGCTTATCGTGTGATGGGGGCGGTGGTTACGGCAGGTATCGGTCGTGTATGTGACAATATGGCAAATATTAAAACGTCTTACGATGGTGCCAGAGAGGCAGTATCATACAGGGTACTGTATGGAACGAAACGTGCGATCAATATTGCCGAGCTTGCACCGAAGGAACAGGAAACAACCTTGCAGCCAGAAGATACAAGAATGCATGATTTGTTCAAAGCCATTCATTTAGGGTTAAAGGAAGAGATTGAGAAGGTCGTTGTAAATGAAATAGAAAAGCTGCACAGCAATGCACAGACGGTCAGTCAGTATAATCTTGCAATCATGGAGATGGTGGGAGCATTTTACAGGTTTTGTGCAAATAATTTCCTTGATTTTAATGATTATCTGCACGGAATCCAGAATCCTTACGAGACGATTCCGCAGATGGATGAGAGTACACTTACGGCATGGATGCAGGAAGTTTCCGTAGAGCTTGGGGAACAGTTGAAAAATGCTCGAAACAGTACATCGAGACGGCTTGTGACAGATGCACAGAATCTTGTACGTGAGCGTTATATGGAGCCGGATTTGTCATTGGACACAATCTGTTCTGTGCTTGGGGTATCGAATTCGTATTTTTCGTCGGTGTTCAAGAAGGAGACAGGAAAAGCGTTTATTACGTATCTGACGGATTACCGGATGGATCATGCGGCAACACTGATACTGGAAACAAATGAGAAAAGCTATCAGATTGCTGAGCGAGTGGGATATCTGGATGCGAATTATTTCAGTTATGTATTCAAGAAACGATTTGGCGTGTCACCATCGAAGTATCGGGCACAGCATACGAATCAGTAA
- a CDS encoding galactose/methyl galactoside ABC transporter permease MglC translates to MADKSMILSAEAEVALLKPIDEYVGKIQKQIDALRVDGSDKVRSLKNHIAIAKEDKNLTKEERAKIIAKDKADLEKAKSVESANKDKVSKLVSDAEGYLSKHYKSDYYEKVVASCEAEKAAENASYDKIVATIKTEHEQALAKLSDSEEIKDEKYVYRNRLFDAQMTHESKLQEIKDRKHDAFAHKFHLIDLLRMSKYTFGQKQSQKVENYKYTFNTTQFLYKNGLYIVILLIFIALCIITPIVKHTQLLTLTNILNILQQASPRMFLALGVAGLILLTGTDLSIGRMVGMGMVTATIIMHSGVNTGGVFGHIFDFTGIPVAGRAIIALVACIILTTVFASIAGFFMAKYKMHPFISTMANMLIIFGLVTYATKGVSFGAIESSIPNMFIPNLGGFPTIIIWAVVAVIVVWFIWNKTTFGKNLYAVGGNPEAASVSGISVFKVTMGAFILAGILYGFGSWLECNRMVGSGSAAYGQGWDMDAIAACVVGGVSFTGGIGKISGVVTGVLIFTSLTYSLTILGIDTNLQFIFEGIIILAAVTLDCLKYVQKK, encoded by the coding sequence ATGGCAGATAAAAGTATGATCCTTTCGGCAGAAGCAGAAGTAGCGCTTTTGAAGCCGATTGATGAATATGTAGGAAAAATACAGAAGCAGATCGATGCACTTCGTGTAGATGGATCTGACAAGGTTCGAAGCTTAAAGAACCATATCGCAATTGCGAAAGAAGACAAGAATTTAACAAAGGAAGAGAGAGCAAAGATTATTGCGAAGGATAAGGCGGACTTAGAGAAAGCAAAATCTGTAGAATCTGCAAATAAGGACAAGGTTTCAAAGCTTGTTTCCGATGCAGAAGGTTATCTCTCCAAGCATTACAAGAGTGACTACTATGAGAAGGTAGTTGCAAGCTGTGAGGCAGAGAAGGCAGCAGAGAATGCCTCTTATGACAAGATTGTGGCAACCATTAAGACAGAGCACGAGCAGGCTTTGGCAAAGCTTTCTGATTCCGAGGAAATCAAGGATGAGAAGTATGTATATCGTAACCGCCTGTTTGATGCACAGATGACACATGAGTCTAAATTGCAGGAAATCAAGGATAGAAAGCACGATGCATTTGCACATAAGTTCCATTTGATCGATCTGCTCCGTATGTCTAAGTATACATTTGGACAGAAGCAGTCACAGAAGGTAGAAAACTACAAGTACACATTCAATACAACACAGTTTTTATATAAGAATGGTCTGTACATTGTAATTTTACTCATCTTTATTGCATTGTGTATCATCACACCGATTGTAAAGCATACACAGCTTTTGACACTGACAAATATCTTAAATATTTTGCAGCAGGCTTCCCCTCGTATGTTCTTAGCCCTTGGTGTTGCCGGTCTGATTCTGTTAACGGGTACCGACCTTTCCATCGGACGTATGGTAGGTATGGGTATGGTAACCGCAACTATCATCATGCATAGTGGTGTAAATACCGGTGGCGTATTCGGACATATCTTTGATTTTACAGGTATTCCGGTAGCGGGCAGAGCCATTATTGCACTTGTTGCATGTATCATACTTACAACTGTATTTGCAAGTATTGCCGGTTTCTTCATGGCGAAGTATAAGATGCATCCATTCATTTCAACCATGGCGAACATGCTGATTATCTTCGGACTTGTTACATACGCAACAAAGGGTGTATCCTTCGGTGCAATTGAGTCAAGTATTCCGAACATGTTTATTCCAAATCTTGGTGGATTCCCAACCATCATTATCTGGGCAGTTGTAGCAGTCATTGTTGTATGGTTCATCTGGAACAAGACAACATTTGGTAAGAACCTTTACGCAGTTGGTGGTAATCCGGAAGCAGCTTCTGTATCTGGTATTTCCGTATTCAAGGTAACAATGGGAGCATTCATCTTAGCAGGTATCCTTTATGGATTCGGTTCGTGGCTTGAGTGTAACCGTATGGTTGGATCCGGTAGTGCCGCATATGGACAAGGCTGGGATATGGATGCAATTGCAGCCTGCGTAGTAGGTGGTGTATCCTTCACAGGTGGTATCGGTAAGATCTCCGGTGTTGTAACTGGTGTACTGATCTTCACATCCCTTACATACTCTCTGACAATCCTTGGTATTGATACAAACCTTCAGTTTATCTTCGAAGGTATTATCATCCTTGCAGCTGTAACACTTGACTGTCTGAAGTATGTTCAGAAGAAGTAA
- a CDS encoding DUF6553 family protein, whose translation MQETWLEQFYNEMDAEKRLDILNTNADKTVNVNEMVNHSAGNPEEVNAAFIKKLWVARYGKRKPKTDAFVGYLMQLKYIAESGANDIGGQKRKQAVEIVSGLCLFDADKRPEAEQEILLSEMTHAFRKFIDVSRNGRGFTSIVFGMGQLSDEGVAKKIAEQISSIAFNAPHMLHMEKEFALLQEAAKRAFRMEYPNREHFLKKL comes from the coding sequence ATGCAGGAGACATGGTTAGAGCAATTTTATAACGAAATGGACGCGGAGAAGCGGTTGGACATATTGAATACGAATGCAGATAAAACTGTGAATGTAAATGAAATGGTAAATCATTCCGCCGGAAATCCGGAAGAAGTGAATGCAGCATTTATAAAGAAACTCTGGGTGGCACGTTACGGAAAGCGCAAACCGAAGACGGATGCATTTGTCGGGTATCTGATGCAGCTCAAATACATTGCGGAGAGTGGGGCAAATGATATCGGCGGACAGAAGCGTAAGCAGGCAGTTGAGATCGTCTCCGGATTGTGCCTGTTTGATGCAGACAAACGGCCGGAAGCCGAACAGGAAATCCTGCTGTCTGAGATGACGCATGCATTCCGGAAGTTTATTGATGTAAGCAGAAACGGCAGAGGCTTTACGTCGATTGTTTTCGGTATGGGGCAGTTATCCGATGAGGGTGTGGCGAAGAAAATCGCAGAACAGATCAGCTCGATTGCGTTTAATGCGCCGCATATGCTGCATATGGAGAAGGAATTTGCATTGCTGCAGGAGGCCGCGAAGCGGGCATTCCGGATGGAATACCCGAATCGGGAACATTTTCTGAAGAAACTGTAA
- a CDS encoding sensor histidine kinase produces MGKLQKKESWLQRWMKKQGWMHHRRFIGLDIQSIIMAVLTALTLITTITIGLLLYNRFKMAMKQTAVSNAESMVESTVDKLDAELLNVRQIMNAVNYNIIQENDISSDDFNRQFSLLYEINTDKVQSMALYDSDGAQLVAEPVSERKKGVKASEQDWYTNAEEDIENVHFSLPHIQNLFEDGTYRYYWVISLSRSVDINDGEKPRSGVLLVDMKYSVISNTMKRINESSNGIYYYLCSRDGQMIYHPRHADIDRGYFSENCEKTSQLEDGTYELSLNGRPGNVVVSSVAYTGWKLVGVIPDRVQTVNINRFRYYIITAILILMMMLLEVNRIISRKISRPILRLNESVKAYETGGDTDIYIGGSSEIRHLGYSVKKSYEQIENLMQEIIREQTERRKSEMDALQSQINPHFLYNTLESITWMVGAQKNKEAVLMISELARLLRISLSKGRTVIRIADELQHSRSYMNIQLVRYKERFRVDFDIDEEVNDYCTVKLIVQPILENAIYYGVGNMDEDDGGMITVRGEKKGDDIYLSVEDNGMGMSEETVENILKDNNKVPKHGSGVGLINVHNRIQLMFGNEYGLQVYSEADEGTKIVIHIPAIPFTEENRQQLEAQSYRNGRVTDETR; encoded by the coding sequence ATGGGAAAATTGCAAAAGAAGGAAAGCTGGCTTCAAAGGTGGATGAAAAAGCAGGGCTGGATGCATCATAGAAGATTTATCGGACTGGATATACAGTCAATCATTATGGCGGTTCTTACTGCACTTACGTTGATTACGACAATTACAATTGGCCTGCTTCTGTATAATCGTTTTAAAATGGCGATGAAACAGACGGCTGTGTCGAATGCAGAGAGCATGGTCGAAAGCACAGTGGATAAGCTGGATGCGGAATTGTTGAATGTCCGTCAGATAATGAATGCAGTGAATTACAATATCATTCAGGAAAATGATATCTCCAGCGATGATTTTAACCGCCAGTTTAGCCTGCTTTATGAAATCAACACAGATAAGGTTCAAAGCATGGCGCTGTATGACAGCGATGGTGCACAGCTTGTGGCAGAACCGGTTTCAGAACGCAAGAAGGGCGTAAAGGCATCCGAACAGGACTGGTATACAAATGCAGAGGAGGATATTGAAAATGTGCATTTCTCCCTGCCACATATCCAGAATCTGTTTGAGGATGGCACATACCGGTATTACTGGGTCATTTCCCTTAGCCGTTCCGTGGATATTAACGATGGAGAAAAACCGCGTAGTGGTGTATTGCTGGTAGATATGAAATATTCTGTGATATCAAATACGATGAAGCGGATTAATGAGTCTTCAAACGGTATTTATTATTACCTTTGCAGCCGGGATGGGCAGATGATTTATCATCCAAGACATGCAGACATCGACCGTGGATATTTTTCGGAAAACTGTGAGAAAACATCTCAATTAGAAGACGGAACGTATGAGCTTTCCCTGAATGGAAGACCGGGAAATGTTGTTGTGAGTAGTGTGGCATATACCGGCTGGAAGCTGGTCGGTGTGATTCCGGATCGTGTACAGACAGTAAATATCAACCGGTTCCGGTATTATATTATCACAGCCATCCTGATTTTGATGATGATGCTGCTCGAAGTAAACCGGATCATATCAAGAAAGATCTCACGTCCAATCCTGCGGCTGAATGAGTCAGTCAAGGCATATGAGACAGGTGGGGATACGGATATCTATATTGGTGGTTCTTCGGAAATCAGGCATCTCGGATATTCGGTCAAGAAGTCCTATGAACAGATAGAGAATTTGATGCAGGAGATTATCCGGGAACAGACTGAACGCAGAAAGAGTGAGATGGATGCACTGCAAAGTCAGATTAATCCGCATTTCCTATATAATACGCTCGAGTCGATTACATGGATGGTTGGGGCACAGAAGAATAAAGAAGCGGTTCTCATGATTTCGGAGCTTGCCAGACTGCTTCGAATCAGTCTGTCGAAGGGCAGAACCGTAATCCGGATTGCGGATGAACTGCAGCACAGCCGAAGTTATATGAATATCCAGCTTGTGCGCTATAAAGAACGGTTTCGTGTGGACTTTGATATTGATGAGGAAGTCAATGATTACTGTACGGTCAAGCTCATCGTGCAGCCGATTCTGGAAAATGCAATCTATTACGGTGTTGGGAATATGGATGAGGATGACGGCGGTATGATTACGGTACGCGGCGAGAAAAAGGGAGATGATATCTATCTCTCTGTCGAAGATAATGGTATGGGCATGAGTGAGGAGACGGTTGAAAATATCCTCAAGGATAACAATAAAGTGCCAAAGCATGGTTCCGGTGTAGGACTTATCAATGTGCACAACCGGATTCAGTTGATGTTTGGAAACGAATATGGCCTTCAGGTTTACAGTGAGGCTGATGAAGGAACGAAGATTGTGATACACATTCCGGCAATTCCTTTTACGGAGGAGAACCGGCAACAGCTCGAGGCGCAAAGCTATAGAAATGGGAGGGTTACAGATGAAACGAGATAA
- a CDS encoding sugar ABC transporter ATP-binding protein, producing the protein MADDKNKYILSIHGMSKSFGRNKVLNHIDLNVKPGSIMGLMGENGAGKSTMMKCLFGTYQKDEGTIVLDGKEVNFSGPKDALENGVAMVHQELNQCLERNVIDNLFLGRYPKNSLGVVDEGRMKKEASDLFRKLGITVNLTQPMKKMSVSKRQMCEIAKAISYNSKVIVLDEPTSSLTAPEVAKLFKMMRQLKEQGISLIYISHKMDEIFEICDQISVLRDGSLVMTKDSKDTNMNELISAMVGRSLDNRFPPVDNTPGETILSVQNLSTKYAPKLQNISFDVKKGEIFGLYGLVGAGRTELLETIFGMRTRAAGNVIYDGKMMNFASPKDAMNHGFALITEERKANGLFLKADITFNTTIANMNHYKSGLALSHDDMVRATAEEIKVMHTKCMGPDDMIANLSGGNQQKVIFGKWLERSPNIFMMDDPTRGIDVGAKYEIYELIINMAKQGKTIIVVSSEMPEILGITNRIGVMSNGHLAGIVNTKETNQEELLKLSAKYL; encoded by the coding sequence ATGGCAGATGATAAGAATAAATACATCTTATCGATTCATGGCATGAGTAAATCATTCGGAAGAAACAAGGTTCTTAACCACATTGATTTGAATGTGAAGCCAGGATCCATCATGGGACTTATGGGTGAGAATGGTGCCGGAAAATCGACAATGATGAAATGTCTCTTCGGAACCTATCAGAAGGACGAAGGAACAATCGTATTAGATGGCAAGGAAGTTAATTTCTCTGGACCAAAGGATGCACTCGAAAACGGAGTTGCAATGGTACATCAGGAATTAAATCAGTGTCTGGAAAGAAATGTAATTGATAATTTGTTCCTCGGTCGATACCCAAAGAATTCACTTGGTGTGGTCGATGAGGGCAGAATGAAAAAAGAAGCATCTGATCTGTTCAGAAAGCTTGGAATCACAGTGAACCTTACGCAGCCGATGAAGAAGATGTCTGTATCAAAGCGTCAGATGTGTGAGATTGCGAAGGCAATTTCATACAATTCAAAGGTAATTGTACTTGATGAGCCGACTTCATCCCTGACAGCACCGGAAGTAGCAAAGCTCTTCAAGATGATGCGTCAGCTTAAAGAACAGGGAATCTCCCTGATTTATATCTCCCATAAGATGGACGAGATCTTCGAGATCTGCGACCAGATTTCCGTATTGCGGGATGGCAGTCTCGTAATGACGAAGGACAGCAAAGATACAAACATGAACGAACTCATATCAGCCATGGTAGGCCGTTCTCTGGATAACAGATTCCCGCCGGTTGATAATACACCGGGAGAGACAATTCTCTCCGTGCAGAACCTTTCAACAAAATATGCACCGAAGCTCCAGAATATCTCCTTCGATGTGAAAAAAGGCGAGATATTTGGTTTGTATGGATTGGTCGGTGCAGGTCGTACAGAGCTTCTTGAGACGATATTTGGTATGCGTACAAGAGCAGCCGGAAACGTTATCTATGATGGTAAGATGATGAATTTTGCATCTCCGAAGGATGCGATGAATCATGGATTTGCCCTCATTACAGAGGAACGTAAGGCAAATGGTCTGTTCTTAAAAGCAGATATAACATTTAACACAACCATTGCAAATATGAACCATTATAAGAGTGGACTTGCACTCTCACATGATGACATGGTGCGGGCAACCGCAGAGGAAATCAAGGTCATGCATACGAAATGTATGGGACCGGATGATATGATTGCAAATCTGTCTGGTGGTAATCAGCAGAAGGTAATCTTCGGTAAATGGTTGGAGCGGTCTCCGAACATCTTTATGATGGACGATCCGACAAGAGGTATTGATGTTGGAGCAAAATATGAGATTTACGAGTTGATCATTAACATGGCAAAGCAGGGTAAGACAATTATTGTTGTTTCTTCTGAGATGCCGGAGATCCTCGGAATCACAAACCGTATTGGCGTTATGTCGAACGGACATTTGGCAGGTATTGTCAATACGAAGGAGACAAATCAGGAAGAATTATTAAAGCTTAGTGCGAAATATTTGTAA
- a CDS encoding sugar ABC transporter substrate-binding protein, translating into MKRDKLTFLIAELILIALAAFFIHKIFQEDVAQKRVAVILQNSGDTRWEGVINGLKQSAKNNNLHLIICNTDDIVSAQDERELIAEQLENDVDAFILCPAPGADTKEMLDWLGEQKPFVLITEDAYMSNPEDTSGYATVKSDNYEIGYTLGTQLIRKDGEQLSGKTIGVIAGRAETEASVNRIQGLKDAISGYDCEIAWEYNDENDADICAVVDAKKSVDYMVVMDTGALDTLGEMSQNGEYNGAKIYGVGTSMKSISLLDGGHVQCLVIPDGYGIGYESVLEISHKLTKAFYSVKSHEKEVKVIYKEDLFSDEIERFLYSYE; encoded by the coding sequence ATGAAACGAGATAAATTAACTTTCCTCATTGCAGAGCTTATTCTGATTGCTCTTGCAGCCTTCTTCATACATAAAATCTTTCAGGAGGATGTCGCTCAAAAGCGTGTAGCGGTTATCCTGCAGAATTCCGGTGACACCCGATGGGAGGGTGTGATCAATGGATTAAAGCAATCTGCGAAAAACAATAATCTGCATCTGATTATCTGCAATACGGATGATATAGTAAGCGCGCAGGACGAGCGGGAGTTGATTGCGGAACAGCTTGAGAATGATGTGGATGCATTTATCCTGTGCCCGGCACCGGGGGCAGATACAAAGGAGATGCTGGACTGGCTAGGAGAACAGAAACCATTTGTGCTGATCACGGAGGATGCATATATGAGCAACCCGGAAGATACAAGCGGGTATGCGACGGTGAAATCGGATAATTACGAGATCGGTTATACACTCGGAACACAACTGATCCGAAAGGATGGAGAGCAATTAAGCGGAAAAACAATCGGTGTTATTGCCGGACGTGCCGAGACTGAGGCAAGTGTCAATCGCATTCAGGGATTGAAGGATGCAATTTCCGGGTATGACTGCGAGATTGCATGGGAATATAATGATGAGAACGATGCCGATATCTGTGCGGTTGTGGATGCAAAAAAATCGGTTGATTATATGGTTGTCATGGATACCGGTGCATTGGATACCCTTGGGGAAATGTCCCAGAATGGTGAGTATAACGGCGCAAAAATCTACGGTGTCGGAACAAGTATGAAATCCATATCCTTATTGGATGGGGGACACGTGCAATGTCTGGTTATTCCCGACGGATATGGGATTGGCTATGAGAGTGTTCTGGAGATTTCGCATAAGCTGACCAAGGCGTTTTATTCGGTAAAAAGCCATGAGAAAGAAGTGAAGGTTATCTATAAGGAAGATTTATTCTCCGATGAGATAGAAAGGTTTTTGTATTCGTATGAGTAG